A portion of the Corynebacterium rouxii genome contains these proteins:
- the deoD gene encoding purine-nucleoside phosphorylase has protein sequence MAEKSTPHINPKGVDIAETVLLPGDPLRAKFIADTYLEDVVQFNSVRNMLGFTGTYQGTPVSVMGSGMGMPSIGIYSYELINFFDARNVIRVGSIGAMQKDIDLYEIIVAASASTDSNFLEQYNLPGTYAPTASWTLLKAFMDEADRKGKKVHVGNILSSDVFYNADSTVNERWARMGVLGVEMESAALYSIAAYAGANALGVFTVSDNLFTGARTTAEERESAFTDMMELALPLARA, from the coding sequence ATGGCTGAAAAGTCAACCCCACACATCAATCCCAAGGGCGTCGACATTGCAGAAACCGTTCTGTTGCCTGGCGACCCACTGCGTGCAAAGTTTATCGCAGACACCTACCTAGAAGACGTTGTGCAGTTCAACTCGGTGCGCAACATGCTCGGCTTCACCGGCACCTACCAAGGAACCCCAGTTTCTGTGATGGGTTCCGGTATGGGTATGCCTTCTATTGGCATTTACTCCTACGAGCTCATCAACTTCTTCGATGCTCGCAATGTCATTCGCGTGGGCTCCATTGGCGCCATGCAGAAAGATATTGACCTCTATGAGATCATCGTTGCAGCATCTGCTTCTACCGACTCCAACTTCCTCGAGCAGTACAACCTGCCTGGCACTTACGCGCCAACCGCATCGTGGACCCTGCTCAAGGCATTCATGGATGAGGCTGACCGCAAGGGTAAGAAGGTTCATGTCGGCAACATTTTGTCCTCCGACGTTTTCTACAATGCTGATAGCACCGTGAATGAGCGTTGGGCTCGCATGGGTGTACTTGGTGTGGAGATGGAATCGGCAGCACTGTACTCCATCGCTGCATACGCCGGTGCAAATGCTCTGGGCGTATTTACCGTGTCTGACAACCTGTTCACCGGCGCGCGCACCACGGCCGAAGAGCGCGAAAGCGCCTTCACTGACATGATGGAACTCGCACTACCATTGGCACGCGCATGA